A portion of the Homalodisca vitripennis isolate AUS2020 chromosome 2, UT_GWSS_2.1, whole genome shotgun sequence genome contains these proteins:
- the LOC124355050 gene encoding transitional endoplasmic reticulum ATPase TER94-like isoform X2 yields the protein MAETKNPDDLATAILRKKDKPNRLLVEEAVNDDNSVVALSQAKMDQLQLFRGDTVLLKGKRRKETVCIVLSDDTCADEKIRMNRVVRNNLRVRLSDVVSVQPCPDVKYGKRIHVLPIDDTVEGLTGNLFEVYLKPYFLEAYRPIHKGDAFIVRGGMRAVEFKVVETDPSPYCIVAPDTVIHCEGDPIKREEEEEALNAVGYDDIGGCRKQLAQIKEMVELPLRHPSLFKAIGVKPPRGILLYGPPGTGKTLIARAVANETGAFFFLINGPEIMSKLAGESESNLRKAFEEADKNAPAIIFIDELDAIAPKREKTHGEVERRIVSQLLTLMDGLKQSSHVIVMAATNRPNSIDGALRRFGRFDREIDIGIPDATGRLEVLRIHTKNMKLADDVDLEQIAAESHGHVGADLASLCSEAALQQIREKMDLIDLEDDQIDAEVLNSLAVTMDDFRYAMSKSSPSALRETVVEVPNVTWDDIGGLQNVKQELQELVQYPVEHPDKFLKFGMQPSRGVLFYGPPGCGKTMLAKAIANECQANFISIKGPELLTMWFGESEANVRDIFDKARAAAPCVLFFDELDSIAKSRGGNVGDAGGAADRVINQILTEMDGMGAKKNVFIIGATNRPDIIDPAILRPGRLDQLIYIPLPDEKSRESIFKADLRKSPVAKDVDLAYIAKVTHGFSGADITEICQRACKLAIRQCIESELRRERERANNQVAMDDEEDPVPEITRAHFEEAMRFARRSVTDNDIRKYEMFAQTLQQSRGFGTNFRFPSGATQGASGTTGADQSTFQDEGDEDLYG from the exons tccCGATGATTTGGCTACAGCAATCCTGCGCAAGAAGGACAAGCCCAATAGGCTCCTGGTGGAGGAGGCAGTTAACGATGACAACTCAGTCGTCGCCTTGTCTCAG GCCAAAATGGATCAGCTCCAGCTGTTTAGGGGTGATACAGTCCTTCTGAAGGGGAAGCGGAGGAAGGAGACAGTTTGCATTGTTCTGTCCGACGACACATGCGCTGATGAGAAGATACGGATGAACCGTGTTGTGCGCAACAACCTCCGTGTGCGGTTGTCGGATGTCGTGTCAGTACAGCCCTGTCCTGATGTTAAGTATGGCAAACGCATCCATGTGCTTCCCATAGACGACACGGTCGAAGGACTCACAGG AAACCTGTTTGAAGTGTACCTGAAGCCTTATTTCCTGGAAGCGTACCGACCGATACACAAAGGTGATGCATTCATAGTGCGTGGTGGCATGCGGGCTGTAGAGTTCAAAGTGGTGGAGACTGATCCATCACCATACTGCATTGTGGCTCCAGACACGGTTATCCACTGCGAGGGAGATCCCATCAAACGAGAG GAAGAGGAGGAAGCGTTAAACGCAGTTGGTTACGACGACATCGGTGGCTGCCGCAAGCAGCTGGCTCAGATCAAAGAAATGGTGGAACTACCGCTGCGTCACCCCAGTCTCTTCAAGGCCATCGGAGTGAAGCCACCACGAGGTATTCTGTTGTATGGACCACCTGGAACAGGAAAGACACTCATTGCACGTGCTGTTGCTAACGAGACTGGCGCCTTCTTTTTCCTCATAAACG gACCTGAAATCATGAGCAAATTGGCAGGAGAATCGGAGAGCAACCTTCGTAAAGCTTTTGAGGAAGCAGACAAAAATGCACCTGCCATTATCTTTATTGATGAATTAGATGCTATAGCACCAAAGAGAGAAAAG ACACACGGAGAGGTGGAACGCCGTATTGTCTCCCAGCTGCTCACACTGATGGACGGATTAAAGCAGAGCTCACATGTGATTGTGATGGCGGCGACAAATCGACCCAACTCCATCGATGGCGCACTACGGCGGTTTGGCCGGTTCGATCGGGAGATTGACATCGGCATACCAGATGCTACCGGCAGACTTGAGGTGCTCCGTATCCACACCAAGAACATGAAGCTGGCCGATGATGTTGACTTGGAACAA attGCCGCAGAGTCTCATGGTCATGTGGGTGCTGACTTAGCTTCCTTGTGTTCTGAAGCAGCTCTCCAACAGATTCGTGAAAAGATGGATCTCATAGACTTAGAAGATGATCAGATTGATGCAGAAGTACTGAACTCTCTAGCTGTTACCATGGATGATTTCAGG TATGCAATGAGCAAGAGCAGCCCGAGTGCACTTCGTGAGACCGTTGTGGAAGTGCCCAATGTCACGTGGGATGACATTGGTGGACTACAAAACGTCAAGCAAGAACTGCAGGAGCTGGTGCAATACCCTGTGGAACATCCTGACAAGTTCCTCAAGTTCGGTATGCAGCCATCTCGTGGTGTACTCTTCTATGGGCCTCCTGGATGTGGTAAAACTATGCTTGCCAAGGCCATCGCTAACGAGTGCCAAGCCAACTTCATCTCTATTAAGGGTCCTGAGCTGCTCACAATGTGGTTTGGAGAGTCAGAAGCCAACGTCAGAGACATCTTTGATAAG GCCAGAGCAGCAGCTCCTTGTGTACTATTTTTTGATGAGCTGGACTCGATCGCAAAATCAAGAGGAGGCAACGTAGGTGATGCCGGTGGCGCTGCCGACAGAGTAATCAACCAGATACTGACTGAGATGGACGGAATGGGGGCCAAGAAAAATGTCTTCATCATTGGAGCAACTAACAGACCAG ATATCATTGATCCAGCAATCCTGCGTCCTGGTAGATTAGACCAGCTTATATACATTCCTTTGCCAGATGAGAAATCCAGAGAATCTATATTTAAGGCTGATTTACGCAAATCTCCTGTAGCCAAG GATGTAGATCTAGCATACATAGCAAAGGTAACACATGGGTTCTCGGGCGCTGATATCACAGAAATCTGTCAGAGAGCTTGTAAATTGGCAATCCGGCAGTGCATAGAAAGTGAATTGAGACGGGAACGAGAGAGAGCCAACAACCAGGTTGCTATGGAT GACGAAGAGGACCCTGTGCCCGAGATAACTCGAGCTCACTTTGAGGAAGCAATGAGGTTTGCACGCCGTTCCGTCACTGATAATGATATCCGAAAGTACGAGATGTTTGCTCAGACACTCCAGCAGTCCCGAGGATTTGGCACCAACTTCCG GTTCCCCTCGGGAGCAACACAAGGTGCCAGTGGTACCACGGGCGCTGACCAGTCCACGTTCCAAGACGAAGGGGACGAAGACCTATATGGGTAA
- the LOC124355050 gene encoding transitional endoplasmic reticulum ATPase TER94-like isoform X1 gives MAETKNPDDLATAILRKKDKPNRLLVEEAVNDDNSVVALSQAKMDQLQLFRGDTVLLKGKRRKETVCIVLSDDTCADEKIRMNRVVRNNLRVRLSDVVSVQPCPDVKYGKRIHVLPIDDTVEGLTGNLFEVYLKPYFLEAYRPIHKGDAFIVRGGMRAVEFKVVETDPSPYCIVAPDTVIHCEGDPIKREEEEEALNAVGYDDIGGCRKQLAQIKEMVELPLRHPSLFKAIGVKPPRGILLYGPPGTGKTLIARAVANETGAFFFLINGPEIMSKLAGESESNLRKAFEEADKNAPAIIFIDELDAIAPKREKTHGEVERRIVSQLLTLMDGLKQSSHVIVMAATNRPNSIDGALRRFGRFDREIDIGIPDATGRLEVLRIHTKNMKLADDVDLEQIAAESHGHVGADLASLCSEAALQQIREKMDLIDLEDDQIDAEVLNSLAVTMDDFRYAMSKSSPSALRETVVEVPNVTWDDIGGLQNVKQELQELVQYPVEHPDKFLKFGMQPSRGVLFYGPPGCGKTMLAKAIANECQANFISIKGPELLTMWFGESEANVRDIFDKARAAAPCVLFFDELDSIAKSRGGNVGDAGGAADRVINQILTEMDGMGAKKNVFIIGATNRPDIIDPAILRPGRLDQLIYIPLPDEKSRESIFKADLRKSPVAKDVDLAYIAKVTHGFSGADITEICQRACKLAIRQCIESELRRERERANNQVAMDMDEEDPVPEITRAHFEEAMRFARRSVTDNDIRKYEMFAQTLQQSRGFGTNFRFPSGATQGASGTTGADQSTFQDEGDEDLYG, from the exons tccCGATGATTTGGCTACAGCAATCCTGCGCAAGAAGGACAAGCCCAATAGGCTCCTGGTGGAGGAGGCAGTTAACGATGACAACTCAGTCGTCGCCTTGTCTCAG GCCAAAATGGATCAGCTCCAGCTGTTTAGGGGTGATACAGTCCTTCTGAAGGGGAAGCGGAGGAAGGAGACAGTTTGCATTGTTCTGTCCGACGACACATGCGCTGATGAGAAGATACGGATGAACCGTGTTGTGCGCAACAACCTCCGTGTGCGGTTGTCGGATGTCGTGTCAGTACAGCCCTGTCCTGATGTTAAGTATGGCAAACGCATCCATGTGCTTCCCATAGACGACACGGTCGAAGGACTCACAGG AAACCTGTTTGAAGTGTACCTGAAGCCTTATTTCCTGGAAGCGTACCGACCGATACACAAAGGTGATGCATTCATAGTGCGTGGTGGCATGCGGGCTGTAGAGTTCAAAGTGGTGGAGACTGATCCATCACCATACTGCATTGTGGCTCCAGACACGGTTATCCACTGCGAGGGAGATCCCATCAAACGAGAG GAAGAGGAGGAAGCGTTAAACGCAGTTGGTTACGACGACATCGGTGGCTGCCGCAAGCAGCTGGCTCAGATCAAAGAAATGGTGGAACTACCGCTGCGTCACCCCAGTCTCTTCAAGGCCATCGGAGTGAAGCCACCACGAGGTATTCTGTTGTATGGACCACCTGGAACAGGAAAGACACTCATTGCACGTGCTGTTGCTAACGAGACTGGCGCCTTCTTTTTCCTCATAAACG gACCTGAAATCATGAGCAAATTGGCAGGAGAATCGGAGAGCAACCTTCGTAAAGCTTTTGAGGAAGCAGACAAAAATGCACCTGCCATTATCTTTATTGATGAATTAGATGCTATAGCACCAAAGAGAGAAAAG ACACACGGAGAGGTGGAACGCCGTATTGTCTCCCAGCTGCTCACACTGATGGACGGATTAAAGCAGAGCTCACATGTGATTGTGATGGCGGCGACAAATCGACCCAACTCCATCGATGGCGCACTACGGCGGTTTGGCCGGTTCGATCGGGAGATTGACATCGGCATACCAGATGCTACCGGCAGACTTGAGGTGCTCCGTATCCACACCAAGAACATGAAGCTGGCCGATGATGTTGACTTGGAACAA attGCCGCAGAGTCTCATGGTCATGTGGGTGCTGACTTAGCTTCCTTGTGTTCTGAAGCAGCTCTCCAACAGATTCGTGAAAAGATGGATCTCATAGACTTAGAAGATGATCAGATTGATGCAGAAGTACTGAACTCTCTAGCTGTTACCATGGATGATTTCAGG TATGCAATGAGCAAGAGCAGCCCGAGTGCACTTCGTGAGACCGTTGTGGAAGTGCCCAATGTCACGTGGGATGACATTGGTGGACTACAAAACGTCAAGCAAGAACTGCAGGAGCTGGTGCAATACCCTGTGGAACATCCTGACAAGTTCCTCAAGTTCGGTATGCAGCCATCTCGTGGTGTACTCTTCTATGGGCCTCCTGGATGTGGTAAAACTATGCTTGCCAAGGCCATCGCTAACGAGTGCCAAGCCAACTTCATCTCTATTAAGGGTCCTGAGCTGCTCACAATGTGGTTTGGAGAGTCAGAAGCCAACGTCAGAGACATCTTTGATAAG GCCAGAGCAGCAGCTCCTTGTGTACTATTTTTTGATGAGCTGGACTCGATCGCAAAATCAAGAGGAGGCAACGTAGGTGATGCCGGTGGCGCTGCCGACAGAGTAATCAACCAGATACTGACTGAGATGGACGGAATGGGGGCCAAGAAAAATGTCTTCATCATTGGAGCAACTAACAGACCAG ATATCATTGATCCAGCAATCCTGCGTCCTGGTAGATTAGACCAGCTTATATACATTCCTTTGCCAGATGAGAAATCCAGAGAATCTATATTTAAGGCTGATTTACGCAAATCTCCTGTAGCCAAG GATGTAGATCTAGCATACATAGCAAAGGTAACACATGGGTTCTCGGGCGCTGATATCACAGAAATCTGTCAGAGAGCTTGTAAATTGGCAATCCGGCAGTGCATAGAAAGTGAATTGAGACGGGAACGAGAGAGAGCCAACAACCAGGTTGCTATGGAT ATGGACGAAGAGGACCCTGTGCCCGAGATAACTCGAGCTCACTTTGAGGAAGCAATGAGGTTTGCACGCCGTTCCGTCACTGATAATGATATCCGAAAGTACGAGATGTTTGCTCAGACACTCCAGCAGTCCCGAGGATTTGGCACCAACTTCCG GTTCCCCTCGGGAGCAACACAAGGTGCCAGTGGTACCACGGGCGCTGACCAGTCCACGTTCCAAGACGAAGGGGACGAAGACCTATATGGGTAA